TCAATACGAGCAGGATCGATGATATTCGTAAGCTATTCAAAGAAGAGGAGTTTGAAGAAGCACTCGATCTTCTGGAAAAGCTGTCCGAAGGAACATCCGGGTCATATGCCGAATCAGTGATGCTCGATCTGTACCTTGTCCTTCTTCAGAGTGGAGAGGATGTATGCGAAGAAGATATAGACCATTATCAGGGAAAAATAGAGGAACTGATAGATAAAAACCCGACGTTTGCCGATGCTTATAATTCCCTCGGAATCCTGTACGCGGCAAAGTGCAAATTGCTTATGGATAAGGCATACGATTCTTTCAGCAAAGCACTTGAAATAAATACGGATTACAGGAAAGCCCGTAAGAATCTTAGACTTACTGAAAACGACAAGCATGGGATATTTATTCTTTTGAGAGCTTTGTTGGACTGAACCTTGCATAGTTGTAATCGGGCAGTAATAAAAGGAAGATGCTACCATGGACAAACTTCAACTCGATGAACTACGTGTGGAAGATGTAGTCGTACTTAAACTCAGCGGATTGGTCGATTCAGGGACTTCGCAGTTGCTGGAAGACAGATTCAACAATCTCATTTCCAATGGTAATGTGAAGATCGTCGTCGATCTATCTGATGTAGACTATATAAGTTCGGCAGGGTGGGGAATATTCGTCGGCGAGATCAAAGGCGTAAGGAGAGACAGTGGAGATATCAGGCTGGCAGGGATGCGACCTGATGTCCGGGAAGTATTTGATCTGCTTGAATTCAATGCTTTACTGACACCATATGGAAACAGGGAAGAGGCCCTGGTGTCATTCAATATTCAGGAAAACAAGGAATTGACTTGATAATCAAAATGCAGGGAGCGAAAATAATATGAACGACATCAGTATCTCATTTTCGAGATCCGAGATCAATCCTGACATCTCGATCATTTCTGCCAGGGGTTACGTAGACACGACTACTTCAGCCGAATTGGAAGAAAGCCTGAAACGTCTTTTGCGCAAAGGGCGATATGATATAGTAATCGACCTGAAGGAAGTCAACTATATCAGTTCAGCTGGATGGGGTATCTTCATCAGCGAGATCAAGGAGATCCGTGAAAACGGTGGTGATCTGAAACTGGCGGCGATGACTGGTGATGTCTATGAAGTGTTTGAACTTCTGGAATTCCAGACGATTCTGGAAAGCTACGATTCAGTCGAAGAAGCAGTTCTGAGTTATGGAAACTCCGGGATCATGTCTACTGATAACTGACAGGCCCTTTTTATTGTGATCCTCTGCCTGACTCTCACGGACCGATGAATTGGATTGATTCCGGGCAGGTAGGGAGTGAAAACCCGCCATTTGACAAAATTGAGAAACCCCGGGACCCGGGCCCGCGTTTCGATTTCCTTACGTGGCCAGCCAGCCTGATATGACACTATTCTGTTATCTATCGATCCTTGTACTGATCGATTTTCTGAAGTAGAATCGACCGATCGGTCCAGGGAGGAAAGAATGTTCGGTTCGAGGTATCGATTGATCATTGATCTTGGAGTCGCTGAACTCGCTCTGATCCTAGTGCTGAGCGTCCTGACGATATGGCTGTACCGGGAGACCTTGCCCCCGACAGGAAGGGCGAAACGGACTGCACTCATCCTGCTCAGGATTGCCGTTTTTATTCTCATGGTATTTTTTCTCGCAGATCCGGCGCTTGTCATTAAAGTAAATGAGGAGAGGGACCCGGTTATTCCCCTGCTGATCGATATTTCATCCAGTATGGGAATAGTGGACGATGGCGGAAGCAGGAGGATGGATTCAGCGATCAGGGATATTTCCCGCATAAAAGAAAGTCTTGGTAAGGCGAAGATCGATATTATCCCTTTCTCGACCGATATCTACGGAGCGGTAGCTGATATCGACAGTATTCCCCCAGCGGTAATGGAAGGCACCGATATTCTGTACGCGCTCGGCAGGGTCACTGACCGGTATGTATCGGAGAATCTTTCAGCGGTGATCATCCTGAGTGACGGCAGGAGTACAAGGGGTGTGAGGTCGCCAAGCGGGAGGATACCGGTAAAAGTCTATACAGTAGGTTATGGTGATACAATAGAAGGAGCCGATGCCGGTATAGAAAGGATCGATATCGACAGAAACCTCTATATCGGCACTGCCGTAGAGGCTGAAGTTACTGTCAGGGTCGATGGAATCAGGGATAAGACCCTGAGTATCGGACTTCTTGCCGGAGACAGGACAATCGATAGTGTGGAGATAAATTCGCCTGACAGAGACGGTAGATTCAAAACAACTCTCCGGTTCACGCCTGAAAGGGAAGGAGAGGAAGAACTTTCAGTGAAGATCGATCAGGTCGAAGGAGAGGTCATCACGGAAAATAAT
This genomic window from Candidatus Krumholzibacteriota bacterium contains:
- a CDS encoding STAS domain-containing protein, translating into MDKLQLDELRVEDVVVLKLSGLVDSGTSQLLEDRFNNLISNGNVKIVVDLSDVDYISSAGWGIFVGEIKGVRRDSGDIRLAGMRPDVREVFDLLEFNALLTPYGNREEALVSFNIQENKELT
- a CDS encoding STAS domain-containing protein is translated as MNDISISFSRSEINPDISIISARGYVDTTTSAELEESLKRLLRKGRYDIVIDLKEVNYISSAGWGIFISEIKEIRENGGDLKLAAMTGDVYEVFELLEFQTILESYDSVEEAVLSYGNSGIMSTDN